In Streptomyces durocortorensis, a genomic segment contains:
- a CDS encoding acetyl-CoA C-acetyltransferase, translated as MAEAYIVEAVRTPVGRRGGGLGAVHPADLGAHVLKELIARAAVDPAAVEDVVFGCLDTVGPQAGDIARTSWLAAGLPEEVPGVTIDRQCGSSQQAVHFAAQGVLSGTQDLVVAGGTQNMTQIPIAFASRQAAEPLGLTQGPYAGSEGWRARYGDAPVNQFHGAQLIAEKWGIGRRDMEEFALTSHRRAVRAIDEGRFARETVAHGDVTVDEGPRRDTTLEKMAGLRPVVEGGTITAACSSQVSDGAAALLIASERAVAEHGLTPRARIHHLSVRGEDPIRMLSAPIPATAYALKKTGLTIDAIDLVEINEAFAPVVLAWLKETGADPERVNVNGGAIALGHPLGATGARLMTTLLHELERTGGRYGLQTMCEGGGQANVTIVERL; from the coding sequence ATGGCCGAGGCCTACATCGTCGAAGCGGTACGCACCCCCGTCGGGCGGCGCGGGGGAGGCCTCGGGGCCGTCCACCCCGCCGACCTCGGCGCGCATGTGCTGAAGGAGCTGATCGCCCGCGCGGCCGTCGACCCGGCGGCCGTGGAGGACGTCGTCTTCGGCTGCCTGGACACCGTCGGGCCGCAGGCCGGGGACATCGCCCGTACGTCATGGCTCGCCGCCGGGCTGCCCGAGGAGGTGCCCGGCGTCACCATCGACCGGCAGTGCGGCTCCTCCCAGCAGGCCGTCCACTTCGCCGCCCAGGGGGTCCTCTCCGGCACCCAGGACCTCGTCGTCGCGGGCGGCACGCAGAACATGACCCAGATCCCCATCGCGTTCGCCTCCCGCCAGGCCGCCGAACCCCTCGGCCTCACGCAGGGGCCCTACGCGGGCAGCGAGGGCTGGCGCGCCCGCTACGGCGACGCCCCCGTCAACCAGTTCCACGGAGCCCAGCTCATCGCGGAGAAGTGGGGCATCGGCCGCCGGGACATGGAGGAGTTCGCGCTCACCTCCCACCGGCGCGCGGTCCGCGCCATCGACGAGGGCCGCTTCGCCCGCGAGACCGTCGCCCACGGGGACGTCACCGTGGACGAGGGGCCGCGCCGCGACACCACCCTGGAGAAAATGGCCGGACTGCGCCCCGTCGTGGAGGGCGGCACCATCACCGCCGCCTGCTCCTCCCAGGTCTCCGACGGCGCCGCCGCCCTGCTCATCGCCTCGGAGCGGGCCGTGGCCGAACACGGCCTCACCCCCCGCGCCCGCATCCACCACCTGTCCGTACGGGGCGAGGATCCGATCCGGATGCTCTCGGCCCCGATCCCCGCCACCGCGTACGCACTCAAGAAGACCGGCCTCACCATCGACGCCATCGACCTCGTCGAGATCAACGAGGCCTTCGCACCGGTCGTGCTCGCCTGGCTGAAAGAGACCGGCGCGGACCCGGAGCGGGTCAACGTCAACGGCGGCGCCATCGCGCTCGGACACCCGCTGGGTGCCACCGGCGCCAGACTGATGACGACACTCCTGCACGAACTGGAACGCACCGGCGGCCGCTACGGCCTCCAGACCATGTGCGAGGGCGGCGGGCAGGCCAACGTCACCATCGTCGAACGGCTCTGA
- a CDS encoding TetR/AcrR family transcriptional regulator gives MPTKKKPQVTPTPERRRELLATAAEVFAAQGYNATTVRRIADEAGMLAGSLYYHFDSKESMLDEILATFLDELWQGYDAVLAAGLGPRETIEALVTESFREIDRHRPAVAIYQKESKHLATQPRFAYLADSQTRFEKAWLGTLERGVAEGVFRDDLDIRLTYRFVRDTVWVAASWYRPGGHHSPEEIARQYLSMVLDGIAPRT, from the coding sequence GTGCCTACCAAGAAGAAGCCCCAGGTGACCCCCACGCCCGAGCGGCGTCGCGAACTGCTCGCCACCGCCGCCGAGGTCTTCGCCGCCCAGGGATACAACGCCACCACAGTGCGCCGCATCGCGGACGAGGCGGGCATGCTCGCGGGCAGCCTCTACTACCACTTCGACTCCAAGGAGTCGATGCTCGACGAGATCCTCGCCACCTTCCTCGACGAGCTCTGGCAGGGCTACGACGCGGTCCTGGCGGCCGGGCTCGGCCCCCGCGAGACCATCGAGGCCCTGGTCACCGAGTCCTTCCGGGAGATCGACCGGCACCGCCCCGCCGTCGCGATCTACCAGAAGGAGTCCAAGCACCTCGCCACCCAGCCGCGCTTCGCCTACCTCGCCGACTCGCAGACCAGGTTCGAGAAGGCCTGGCTCGGCACCCTGGAACGCGGTGTCGCCGAAGGCGTCTTCCGCGACGACCTCGACATCCGCCTCACCTACCGCTTCGTCCGCGACACCGTCTGGGTCGCGGCCTCCTGGTACCGGCCCGGCGGACACCACAGCCCCGAGGAGATCGCCCGCCAGTACCTCTCGATGGTGCTCGACGGGATCGCCCCGCGTACGTAA